A single region of the Peromyscus eremicus chromosome 16_21, PerEre_H2_v1, whole genome shotgun sequence genome encodes:
- the LOC131893889 gene encoding probable ribosome biogenesis protein RLP24 — protein sequence MRIEKCYFCSGPIYPGHGMMFVRNDCKVFRFCKSKCHKNFKKKRNPRKVRWTKAFRKAAGKELTVDNSFEFEKRRNEPVKYQRELWSKTIDAMKRVEEIKQKRQAKFIMNRLKKNKELQKVQDIKEVKQSIHLIRAPLAGKGKQLEEKMVQQLQEDVDMEDAS from the coding sequence ATGAGGATCGAGAAATGTTACTTCTGTTCCGGGCCGATCTACCCGGGCCACGGCATGATGTTCGTCCGCAACGACTGCAAGGTGTTCCGATTCTGCAAATCCAAGTGTCATAAAAACTTCAAGAAGAAGCGGAACCCACGCAAGGTCAGATGGACTAAAGCCTTCCGGAAAGCGGCTGGCAAGGAGCTCACCGTGGACAACTCATTTGAATTTGAAAAACGTAGAAATGAACCCGTGAAATACCAGCGAGAGCTCTGGAGTAAAACCATCGATGCAATGAAGAGGGTTGAAGAGATCAAGCAGAAACGCCAGGCTAAGTTTATAATGAACAggttgaagaaaaacaaagagcttCAGAAGGTTCAGGACATCAAAGAAGTCAAGCAGAGCATCCATCTTATCCGGGCTCCTCTTGCAGGCAAAGGAAAGCAGCTGGAAGAAAAAATGGTCCAGCAGTTGCAGGAGGATGTGGACATGGAGGATGCTTCCTAA
- the Swi5 gene encoding DNA repair protein SWI5 homolog — MRMKVKKMKTTPLRVSRTSGFRRTDSGLYRSCHGPFQSPRQSPKPEQTDDSSSMESLNSDIQKLKERRNMLDKEISQLVKDLPDGACSPLLFPRGYRVGELENHISLLHKYNDVKDVAQMLLGKLALTRDVTTKELYPDFGLGLSD; from the exons ATGAGGATGAAGGTGAAGAAGATGAAG ACGACCCCACTCCGGGTATCTCGGACTTCAGGGTTTAGGAGGACTGACTCAGGACTCTACCGAAGTTGCCATGGGCCCTTCCAATCACCGCGTCAATCTCCCAAGCCTGAACAGACTGATGACAGCAGCAGCATGGAGTCTTTGAACTCTGACATTCAGAAACTGAAGGAGAGACGGAACATGCTGGACAAGGAGATTTCCCAGTTAGTAAAAGACTTACCTGATGGTGCCTGCTCTCCGTTGCTCTTCCCCAGAGGCTACCGTGTGGGTGAACTGGAGAACCATATCTCCCTCCTCCACAAGTACAATGATGTCAAGGATGTGGCACAGATGCTGCTGGGAAAGCTGGCTCTGACCCGAGATGTCACCACCAAGGAGTTATATCCAGATTTTGGTCTAGGCCTGAGTGACTGA